The genomic region CCTTTTTCAGGCATAGAATAAGGGGTTTACGGTGAGATCATCCATGGTAAAATAAATTAGAGTGTACTTGAACGTAAAGGAGTCTATGCAAACATGGTAGAATGGAAAAATATTTTTCGCGGACTGTTAATGGGAACCAGTGATGCAGTTCCGGGAGTCAGTGGCGGAACGATTGCTGTCATATTAGGGATATATGACCAACTGATTGAATCCATAAATGGCCTGTTAAGTAAGGGGAGAAGGAAATACTTAGGGTTTCTTATTCCGTTAGGGGCAGGCGTTTTAATTGCCTTATTTACGATTAGTCATGTCATTACCTGGTTATTGAAAAATTACCCGAACCAGACCAATTTTTTCTTTATGGGTTTGATTATTGGTGTGCTCCCTTATTTATTTCATAAAGCGGAAGTGAAGCGGAATTTTAGTCGAAGCCATTATATTCTGCTGATTATTGCAACATTACTTGTGGCATCACTGGCCTTTTTCCGTGAGCCAACCCAAACCATCATGGATGTATCCAGTACCCAGGTGCTGCTTTCCTTATTTTTATCAGGCTTTATTGCGAGTATGGCTATGATTGTGCCAGGGATAAGCGGATCGATGTTGTTATACCTGATGGGCACATATGGAACGATTATGTATGCTGTTAAATCTGTGGAATTAGTGGCCATAGGTGCTGTGGGAATTGGTGTAATTGCCGGTATTGTACTGTGCAGTAAGTTAATCCGATATTTTCTGGAAAACTTTCATTATGCTACATACGCTGTGATTATAGGCCTGGTGATTGGATCCATTGCCGTTATCTTCCCGGGCTTCGAGTCAGAAGTCATGATGTCGATACTGAGCATTGTCGCATTTGCCTTAGGATTGATTGCCGCAGTTGGACTCGGACGGTTCGAATATAAATAGAAAAACGTTCTGATTGAAGTACAATATGTGAAATAACGACCTTTTAGCATTCCAATTAACATATAAATTGGAATGCTTATTTTTGTTGATATAAAAATGTTTATCAACAAAATAATCACGAATTAGCACCGCAGTTAGCAGGTGTTTTAGCAAGCTTACAATAGCTATTGTCAATTACATCATTCGGTTATTAAAACACTCTCCAATTATGGTGCTAATTTTCCATAAAAAACACAGATGAAATGGATATTTATGTTAAAATAACGATATGAATGTGAATAAGTGTACTTAAACTAACGAGGCAGTATAGTTGTATAAGTATGATAATTCAAAAATCTAAGACTTAGAAGGTGTTTTTCCGTGATAAAACCAAGGGCATTAAAAGAGGGAGATAAGATTGGGATTATTACACCATCTACTCCAGCACCAGTGATATTTAAAGAGAGATATCAACGAGGTTTAAAGTTTTTAAATAATCTTGGCTATGAAATTGTAGAAGGAAGTTGTTCAAATCACCATCAGGCTTACCGTTCTGGAAGTATAAAGGATAGAGTTCATGAGTTAAATGATTTCATTTATGATGATGATATTAAAGCGATAATTAGTACAATAGGTGGTACAAATTCAAATTCCTTATTACCTTATATCGACTATGAATATCTAAAGGATCATCCTAAAATCATTATGGGTTACAGTGATGTGACTGCTTTGTTATTGGGGATTTATGCAAAAACAGGATTAGTTACTTTTTATGGACCAGCAATTGTTCCGTCTTTCGGTGAATATCCTGAAATGCTTCCAAAAGGAGTAGAGTATTTTAAAGATGTAGTGATAAAGCAAAAAACAGCTCCTTATATACTTGACGTACCTAATAGGTGGACAGATGAAATGCTTGATTGGAACACACAAACAAGGGCGAAGAAAATGTATTTAAATGAAGGATGGACTTGTTTAAGAAAAGGAAAAGCCTATGGAATATTAGTTGGTGGAAACTTAAATACATTGTCAGGCTTTCTAAATACTGAATACTTTCCTGACCTAACAGGCTCAATTTTATTTATAGAAGACTCCTTTAAAGACATGGCATTAGAGGAGCGACTTTTTAGTATGCTAAAGGTTTCTGGTATCTTTGATAAGATAAGTGGCTTAATATTGGGAAAACATGAGCAGTTTGATGATTTAAACTCTCCTTTCACTATAGATGAACTATTGTTAGAGGTTATCGGTGATAGAGATATTCCTGTCTTAACAAATGTTGATATTGGGCATACCTTCCCATCTCATGTATTTCCCATAGGTATAAACATTAACTTGGATGCTAATCAAGGTCAAATAACCTTTATGGAAGATGGAGTCATATAGATAAATAAAAGTACGAATCAACTATAGGGTGGCTTTAGTTGAAGAAAAAAATAAAAAGAAACGCTCAGAGATTAAATAATTTCTAAGCGTTTTTCAATGCTAATTATATTGTGATTTCACTTGTTATTTCGGGTGCTAAACCGAATGCCTTTTTACCTTCTATTTTTATGTTTATATTCCAAAACCGAACCCGTTAAGTTATCTGTTCAAGGCTTAAATTTTATGAAACAAAGGTTTTTGATTTTCAAAGGTGGTCACATACCTGAAGCCAATGTCCTTTAACATCTCCATCGTTTCTGCGTAGTGCGTGCCTAAAGTTTCTGGGGCATGAGAATCCGAACCAATCGTAATGATTTCCCCGTTCATTTCTTTATAAAGTTTTAAAATATCCTTACTTGGCATTGCCTGGCCTAAGCCGTACTTAAACCCGGAGTTATTCACTTCAATGCCTTTCCCCTCAGGAATAATGACCTTAAAGATTTCCTCAATGATATCCAAAAAGGAATAGACATCAGGCTCATACTTATATCGTTTGACAAGATCCAGGTGGCCGAGAATGCTGTAGGATTTAAAGGACTGAATACAGGATAAAAATTCACGGTAGTAGTGCTCATAGGCCTGATTGAGCGTCTGACCTTCAAAAAATTCTCCTGAATGTAAATCCTGTCTGTTGGTCGTGTGCATGGAGCAGATAATAAAATCGAAATCTTCCTGATGGACAGCCTCTTTGCAGTCTTCCAGAACATGGGGCTGAACCCCTATTTCCACTCCTTTTTTAATCGTAATCTGCTGAGCATATTTGTTCTGCATTTCTTTCAGCTTTATCCGGTAGGCTTCCATATCGAGGTGAAAGGTAATCGTTGGATCCGGATAGTCATAATCAATATGCTCTGTAAAGCAGATTTCGTTTATCCCTTTTTGGATGGCACGCTGAATCATTTCCTCCATAGGTGCCTCACAATCAGCGGAAAAGCTGCTATGTACGTGGTAATCAAACATTTGATTGAACATCCTTTCTGTCTATCATTCTATCAAATAATTATGAAAAATTTGTACCCTTTAAGGTTGACGAATTTCTCTATAATGATTACAATACACTATAACTTTAATTAAATAAAGTGATAAAGCGATAAAGAAATAAAGGGATGGTTTTTTTGCTATATGAGAGTAAGAGAATACCAGAGGGAGTTTCAGACTTAGATTCGGCTGCACTGGAAAAGAAGGAAACCCTGATATCGACCCTGAAACAGCTTTACCGGCAGAATGGATATCGACAGGTTCAAACGCCGATTTTTGAATATTATGATCTGTTTTTAAGTATAAAAGGGACGATTGCCAAGGAAAAAATGATTAAATTGATTGACAGGGATGGGAGCATTTTAGTTTTGCGTCCAGATGCTACCCTTCCCATTGCAAGAATGGTGGCTACAAACTATCAATCTCAGGACGATTCGGATATACGTTTATCCTATTTCACTAATATATTTCGAATGAATGATCGTGAACAGGATCTGCAAAATCGAGAATTAACCCAGGCGGGGATTGAGCTGTTTGGCCGGTCAGATGTACGTGCAGATGTTGAAGTAATTAAGCTTGCCATCCATTCGCTAAAGGAATTGGGCTTTGAGGATTTTAAAATGGATTTGGGGCAGGCCAACTATTTTAAAGAACTCGTGAATCTGTCTACAATAACCGAGGAACAGCTTCAGGAGATTCGCACCCGGATTGAAAACAAAAATGTTTCTGAGCTGCAGAAGATTCTGGCAGACATTGATGTGGATGCTGCTTTGAAAGAGGCGATTCAATCGATGCCATTATTATATGGCGAACCTGAAGCCGTCCTTGAAAAGGCAGAAAAACTGGCATTAAATGAGGAAATGAAGCGGGAGTTGGATCGTCTGCGCCAGGTTTATCAGGAGCTAAGTAAAGAGGGATACAGACATTATGTATCTCTGGACCTGGGTTTAATCAATCATCTGAACTACTATACAGGGATTATTTTTCAAGGATTTATTAAAAACTTCGGGAAGCCTGTCGTATTAGGCGGCCGTTATGATCAGTTAACCGAGCAGTTTGGAGCGGACTTACCTGCAACCGGTTTTGGTTTTTATCTGGATGATTTACTCCATGTGATGAAAGACAACGATTAACTTAAAAGGTGGTATCTACGTGAGCGAAATTACCATAGCACTAGGGAAAGGAAGACTGGAATCCTTTACTCTTGAGACCTTTAAAAAGTCAGGGATTGAATTTCCCGATTTTACCGAAGACAGTCGGAAGCTGATCTTTAATGACCGGGACCATATCTATCAGATTGTGCTTGTCAAAGCCAGTGACGTGCCCACTTACGTAGAAAAGGGTGCCGCTGACATTGGCATTGTCGGCAAGGATACCCTTGAGGAAAGCGGAGCAGATGTGTTTGAAGTATTGGATCTGGGCTTTGGACGCTGTAAGTTTGCGGTTGCAGGGCTGCCGGGCGAGCCCTATGATTCATCCTCTAAATTAACAGTGGCATCCAAATATCCGAAAGTCGCTAAGGATTATTATCACAAAAAAGGGGTGTCCATCGAGACGATTAAATTAAACGGGTCAGTTGAATTGGCCCCGTTAATTGGCTTGTCTGATGTGATTGTCGATATTGTGGAAACAGGAAAAACCCTGAAAGAAAATGGTCTGGTCGTATTAGAAGATATTTCGGAAATCAGTGCCCGTCTCATTGTAAATAAAGCGAGCTTTAAAACGAAAACGGACCGGATTCACTGGTTCATCGATGAAATGAGTAAAGCTGTGGAACAGGAAACCGTATGAAAACAGGAGGGAAGAGAATGAGAAAGGCATCATTATCACGACAGACGGCTGAGACAGACATTATATTAGCCCTGAATATCGATGGCAAGGGCACAAGCCAAATTGATACGGGAATAGGTTTCTTTAATCACATGCTGATACTTTTTTCCAGTCACGGTTTTTTCGATTTGGAGATTGATTGTCAGGGTGACCTTCAAGTGGACTTTCACCATTCTGTGGAAGATGTCGGAATCGTATTGGGGCAGGCCTTTAAGGAAGCGATTGGGGATAAAAAGGGCATTACCCGCTATGCTACGGAACATTCCCCAATGGATGAGGCCCTGTCTATGCTGTCGCTGGATATCAGTGGCCGGCCGTATTTGCATTTTAACGCAGATATGCCGACTGAAAAGGTAGGACAATTTGATACAGAGCTCGTTGAAGAATTCTTCCGTGCCTTTGTCAATCATGCCGGTGTGACCTTACATATTAATCTGTTATACGGAAAAAACGCCCACCACATTATAGAATCCATTTTCAAAGGCTTTGGCCGGGTACTCGATCAGGCCACAGCCGTACAGGACCGGATTCAGGGCGTTCGCTCAACGAAAGGAATGCTATAAAAGATCTGATCTGGAAAGGAGTACAGCCATGATTGCCATTATTGATTATGGGGCAGGGAATTTAAAAAGTGTTCAGCACGCATTAACCACATTAGGCTTTGAATCAGAAATCGTATCGAGCAAAGAAAAAATCATTGAAAGTGATGCGCTCATTTTGCCAGGTGTTGGGGCCTTTCGGGATGCTATGCATCAGTTGAAATCTATGGATCTTGCAGAAACGATCAAGAATCAGGCGGAAAATGGCAAACCCATCTTAGGCATATGCCTCGGTCTTCAGCTATTCTATGAAACCAGCTATGAAAATGGAACATGGGAAGGTCTGGGGCTGCTTGAAGGCGAGATTGTGAGATTCCGGGATGATGTGAAGGTTCCCCATATGGGCTGGAACACGCTGATTCCGCATTCTGATGTGAATCCGGAAAAAGGGCTGGCAGAGGGAGTTTCCGAAACGGATTACGCCTATTTTGTCCATTCCTATTATGCAGAGCCCAAAAATCAGGAAGAAGTGGTTTTATGGTCGGACTATGGAGTGAAATTTCCTGCCGCGGTCCAAAAGGGAAATATTTACGGGATGCAATTTCATCCCGAAAAAAGCAGTGAGGTTGGCATGAAGCTATTGAAAAATTTTGGGGAGCTGGTGACATGATTTTATATCCCGCCATCGATATTCGAAACGGTAAATGTGTCAGACTGATTCAGGGTGACTACAATCAGGAGGACGTTTACGGAGATCCTGTGGAAATGGCAACGAAATGGGTGAATAAAGGGGCCAAGGCGCTGCATTTAGTAGACCTTGATGGAGCAAAATCCGGAACCTCGGAAAATCTGACAACCATTGAAGCAATTGTGAATCAGACAGATATTCCTGTACAGGTGGGAGGAGGCATTCGGACGATGAATCAGGTCCATGCCTTAGCCTCTATCGGTGTGCAGCGCATCATTTTAGGAACGGCCGCATTAACCAATGAAGCCTTTTTAAATGAAGCGGTATCCAGCTATCCTGATCGCATAGCTGTTTCGATTGATGCGAAAAAAGGCTATGTAGCTACAGACGGCTGGACAAAAACGAGTGACCGGAAGGCACTTGGTTTTGCCAGGGAACTTGAGGCAAAAGGAGTTCAGACGATCATTTACACAGATATCGCCAAGGATGGCATGCTGAAAGGTCCAAATTTTGCTGAAATTGATCATGTGAATCAGCATGTACAGATGAACGTCATTGCTTCGGGCGGGATTTCCAGTCAGGAGGATGTGGAAAAGCTGTCAGAATTAAATGTGTACGGGGCGATTATCGGCAAGGCATTGTATACCGGAAAACTTGAATTCGAACAACTGGTAAAGGAAGTGTAGGGATGCTGGCAAAACGAATCATTCCATGTCTGGACGTACGTAATGGCAGAGTGGTTAAAGGACAGAAATTCCAGAATATAAAAGATGTTGACGATCCGGTCAGACTGGCCAAAACCTACAGTGAGCTTGGTGCCGATGAGCTTGTTTTTTATGATATTACTGCGTCTAATGAGGATCGTGACATTTTTATTGATGTGGTGGAACAGACGGCAGAGCAGGTTCACATTCCTTTCACAGTGGGAGGAGGAATCCGCTCTGTAGAGGACTTTCGTAAGGTATTAAAGGCTGGTGCTGATAAAGTTTCGGTAAACAGTGCAGCCGTAAAAAATCCGCAGATCATACAAGAAGCGGCAGATAGATTTGGCAGTCAGTGTGTTGTTTTATCCATTGATGCTAAGCAGGATGGGGAAGGTCGCTGGTCTGTGTATTTAAACGGAGGACGTGTGAATACAGACAAGGACGCCTTGGAATGGGCCAAGGAAGGCGAACGTCTTGGGGCAGGCGAGATTGTTTTAAACGCGATGGATACGGATGGCGTAAAGACCGGTTTTAGTTTAGAGATTACAAAAGCAATCTCTGAACAGGTGAATATACCTGTTGTAGCTTCAGGTGGTGCGGGAAGACAGAAGCATTTTCTCGAGGTGCTGACAGAGGGGAAAGCTGATGCTGCCCTTGCTGCCTCTGTTTTTCACTTTGAGGAGATTGAAATAAAAGCATTAAAAAATGATTTAGCAGAAAATGATGTAGAAGTGAGGCAGATACCATGAATTTCTCCATAGATGAATTAACCTTTGATGAAAAAGGACTGATTCCGGCTATTGTGCAAAATGTAAATACGGGAAAAGTGCTCATGCTGGCGTACATGAATAAAGAGTCCCTGCAGAAAACAATCGAAACAAACACAACTTGGTTTTACAGTCGAAGCCGTCAGCAGCTGTGGAACAAAGGAGAAACTTCCGGGAATACCCAAAACGTAAAACGCATGAGCTATGACTGTGACGGGGATACGTTACTGGTTGAAGTGGAACCCATGGGAAATGCCTGCCATACAGGGGCGGAAAGCTGTTTT from Virgibacillus sp. MSP4-1 harbors:
- a CDS encoding DUF368 domain-containing protein — translated: MVEWKNIFRGLLMGTSDAVPGVSGGTIAVILGIYDQLIESINGLLSKGRRKYLGFLIPLGAGVLIALFTISHVITWLLKNYPNQTNFFFMGLIIGVLPYLFHKAEVKRNFSRSHYILLIIATLLVASLAFFREPTQTIMDVSSTQVLLSLFLSGFIASMAMIVPGISGSMLLYLMGTYGTIMYAVKSVELVAIGAVGIGVIAGIVLCSKLIRYFLENFHYATYAVIIGLVIGSIAVIFPGFESEVMMSILSIVAFALGLIAAVGLGRFEYK
- a CDS encoding S66 peptidase family protein gives rise to the protein MIKPRALKEGDKIGIITPSTPAPVIFKERYQRGLKFLNNLGYEIVEGSCSNHHQAYRSGSIKDRVHELNDFIYDDDIKAIISTIGGTNSNSLLPYIDYEYLKDHPKIIMGYSDVTALLLGIYAKTGLVTFYGPAIVPSFGEYPEMLPKGVEYFKDVVIKQKTAPYILDVPNRWTDEMLDWNTQTRAKKMYLNEGWTCLRKGKAYGILVGGNLNTLSGFLNTEYFPDLTGSILFIEDSFKDMALEERLFSMLKVSGIFDKISGLILGKHEQFDDLNSPFTIDELLLEVIGDRDIPVLTNVDIGHTFPSHVFPIGININLDANQGQITFMEDGVI
- a CDS encoding histidinol-phosphatase HisJ family protein, encoding MFDYHVHSSFSADCEAPMEEMIQRAIQKGINEICFTEHIDYDYPDPTITFHLDMEAYRIKLKEMQNKYAQQITIKKGVEIGVQPHVLEDCKEAVHQEDFDFIICSMHTTNRQDLHSGEFFEGQTLNQAYEHYYREFLSCIQSFKSYSILGHLDLVKRYKYEPDVYSFLDIIEEIFKVIIPEGKGIEVNNSGFKYGLGQAMPSKDILKLYKEMNGEIITIGSDSHAPETLGTHYAETMEMLKDIGFRYVTTFENQKPLFHKI
- the hisZ gene encoding ATP phosphoribosyltransferase regulatory subunit, which produces MLYESKRIPEGVSDLDSAALEKKETLISTLKQLYRQNGYRQVQTPIFEYYDLFLSIKGTIAKEKMIKLIDRDGSILVLRPDATLPIARMVATNYQSQDDSDIRLSYFTNIFRMNDREQDLQNRELTQAGIELFGRSDVRADVEVIKLAIHSLKELGFEDFKMDLGQANYFKELVNLSTITEEQLQEIRTRIENKNVSELQKILADIDVDAALKEAIQSMPLLYGEPEAVLEKAEKLALNEEMKRELDRLRQVYQELSKEGYRHYVSLDLGLINHLNYYTGIIFQGFIKNFGKPVVLGGRYDQLTEQFGADLPATGFGFYLDDLLHVMKDND
- the hisG gene encoding ATP phosphoribosyltransferase, which produces MSEITIALGKGRLESFTLETFKKSGIEFPDFTEDSRKLIFNDRDHIYQIVLVKASDVPTYVEKGAADIGIVGKDTLEESGADVFEVLDLGFGRCKFAVAGLPGEPYDSSSKLTVASKYPKVAKDYYHKKGVSIETIKLNGSVELAPLIGLSDVIVDIVETGKTLKENGLVVLEDISEISARLIVNKASFKTKTDRIHWFIDEMSKAVEQETV
- the hisB gene encoding imidazoleglycerol-phosphate dehydratase HisB — translated: MRKASLSRQTAETDIILALNIDGKGTSQIDTGIGFFNHMLILFSSHGFFDLEIDCQGDLQVDFHHSVEDVGIVLGQAFKEAIGDKKGITRYATEHSPMDEALSMLSLDISGRPYLHFNADMPTEKVGQFDTELVEEFFRAFVNHAGVTLHINLLYGKNAHHIIESIFKGFGRVLDQATAVQDRIQGVRSTKGML
- the hisH gene encoding imidazole glycerol phosphate synthase subunit HisH, yielding MIAIIDYGAGNLKSVQHALTTLGFESEIVSSKEKIIESDALILPGVGAFRDAMHQLKSMDLAETIKNQAENGKPILGICLGLQLFYETSYENGTWEGLGLLEGEIVRFRDDVKVPHMGWNTLIPHSDVNPEKGLAEGVSETDYAYFVHSYYAEPKNQEEVVLWSDYGVKFPAAVQKGNIYGMQFHPEKSSEVGMKLLKNFGELVT
- the hisA gene encoding 1-(5-phosphoribosyl)-5-[(5-phosphoribosylamino)methylideneamino]imidazole-4-carboxamide isomerase, with translation MILYPAIDIRNGKCVRLIQGDYNQEDVYGDPVEMATKWVNKGAKALHLVDLDGAKSGTSENLTTIEAIVNQTDIPVQVGGGIRTMNQVHALASIGVQRIILGTAALTNEAFLNEAVSSYPDRIAVSIDAKKGYVATDGWTKTSDRKALGFARELEAKGVQTIIYTDIAKDGMLKGPNFAEIDHVNQHVQMNVIASGGISSQEDVEKLSELNVYGAIIGKALYTGKLEFEQLVKEV
- the hisF gene encoding imidazole glycerol phosphate synthase subunit HisF, which produces MLAKRIIPCLDVRNGRVVKGQKFQNIKDVDDPVRLAKTYSELGADELVFYDITASNEDRDIFIDVVEQTAEQVHIPFTVGGGIRSVEDFRKVLKAGADKVSVNSAAVKNPQIIQEAADRFGSQCVVLSIDAKQDGEGRWSVYLNGGRVNTDKDALEWAKEGERLGAGEIVLNAMDTDGVKTGFSLEITKAISEQVNIPVVASGGAGRQKHFLEVLTEGKADAALAASVFHFEEIEIKALKNDLAENDVEVRQIP